The proteins below come from a single Dasypus novemcinctus isolate mDasNov1 chromosome 22, mDasNov1.1.hap2, whole genome shotgun sequence genomic window:
- the LOC101431098 gene encoding LOW QUALITY PROTEIN: olfactory receptor 14C36-like (The sequence of the model RefSeq protein was modified relative to this genomic sequence to represent the inferred CDS: substituted 1 base at 1 genomic stop codon) codes for MPNSTTVTEFLLTRFSEVWEDRVLHTILFLLMYLATLMGNFLIVTVTTLDKKLHIPMFFFLRNLSALDMCYISVTVPKACVIFLLENKAISMAGCAAQIFLVLWFAYIELLLLTIMAWDRYVAICQPLHYSVIMNPWLCVQMTLATLLSGVVFAGFHTGNTFWLPFCQSNVIHQFFCDIPSLLKLSCSDTLNNKISIFISAGVIDGTCFAFIIMSYIRIFSTVFNFPTKGEXGKAFSTCVPHMLVVTLFLSTAVAVYMKPSSNSPTLQDTIISVFYSIVPPFLNPVIYSLRNKQIKEAVRKMMNKKLYLGKY; via the coding sequence ATGCCCAACTCTACCACTGTGACTGAGTTCCTACTTACAAGATTTTCTGAAGTTTGGGAAGACAGAGTCTTGCACACCATACTATTCCTTCTGATGTACTTGGCAACCCTGATGGGCAACTTTCTCATTGTCACAGTAACCACTCTGGACAAGAAACTTCACATCCCCATGTTCTTTTTCCTTAGAAATCTTTCTGCTTTGGACATGTGCTACATTTCTGTTACAGTACCCAAAgcatgtgtcatcttcctgcttgAGAACAAGGCAATCTCCATGGCAGGATGTGCAGCTCAGATCTTCCTTGTGCTTTGGTTTGCTTACATAGAGCTGCTATTGCTCACCATCATGGCCTgggaccgctatgtggccatctgccaacCCCTTCACTATTCTGTGATCATGAACCCTTGGCTCTGTGTCCAGATGACACTGGCCACCCTACTCAGTGGTGTGGTCTTTGCAGGATTCCACACTGGAAACACATTCTGGTTGCCCTTCTGTCAGTCCAATGTGAtccatcagttcttctgtgacaTCCCCTCTCTACTGAAGCTCTCCTGCTCTGACACCTTAAAtaacaaaatttctatttttatctctgCGGGGGTTATTGATGGCACCTGCTTTGCTTTCATCATCATGTCTTATATTCGCATATTTTCTACCGTGTTTAATTTTCCAACCAAAGGAGAGTGAGGAAAGGCCTTTTCCACCTGTGTGCCTCACATGCTTGTCGTGACTCTCTTTCTCAGCACAGCTGTTGCTGTGTATATGAAGCCATCCTCCAACTCACCCACACTTCAGGACACGATCATCTCTGTGTTCTATTCTATAGTTCCTCCTTTCTTGAATCCTgttatctatagtcttagaaacaagcagataaaAGAAGCTGTAAGGAAAATGATGAACAAAAAGCTGTATTTGGGAAAGTATTAG